In the Helianthus annuus cultivar XRQ/B chromosome 11, HanXRQr2.0-SUNRISE, whole genome shotgun sequence genome, one interval contains:
- the LOC110890567 gene encoding protein RRP6-like 1: MCALGGYLGMKVSKPLIATKVTHFISHEEKLSVTDFIDKTVSDVEHVKPPPVESTSFKLVQDVKDLKELAAKHFCDVAANKEYQNADWRLRPLTNEMLRYAREDTHYLLYIYNLMKRKLLSSSTDPNCSEASLVEVV; this comes from the exons ATGTGCGCCCTTGGTGGCTACCTTGGTATGAAGGTTTCGAAACCGCTGATTGCAACCAAGGTTACTCATTTTATATCACATGAG GAGAAACTTTCAGTCACGGATTTCATTGATAAGACGGTAAGTGATGTAGAGCATGTGAAACCACCTCCGGTTGAAAGTACTTCTTTTAAGCTCGTACAAGATGTTAAAGATTTGAAGGAATTAGCTGCTAAACACTTTTGTGACGTTGCTGCAAATAAAGA ATACCAAAATGCGGACTGGCGGTTGCGACCGTTGACTAATGAAATGCTGAG ATATGCTAGAGAAGACACACATTATCTTCTGTACATATATAATCTTATGAAAAGAAAGCTGCTTTCATCATCAACAGATCCAAACTGCTCCGAAGCATCTCTTGTTGAG GTTGTATGA